In the genome of Paenibacillus pabuli, the window GGTGGTAGAAGCAGCACCTCATAACGTGCAACGCCAATCTGAATCGTCCCTTCGTTCAGTACAGCTTCGGCTAACAGCTCGGGGTCCAAGTGATCATAGTCACGTCTGTTTTCAAGCAGATGCGAGGTGATTCGCATCCAGTCGTTCGTTAAGCGATCCAGCTTCGCCCGTTCGACTTCGTCCTCCCCGCCATATTCGAATCCGTGTAGCGGATTACCCATCAGGCTCCAGAAGGTGGTCGTTGGATCAAGCACGGCAATTCGAATATCTGCTGTTCCGGTGCTCATCAGATAGCTTAATCGTCCCGTGTAATCCCCGAGCTGACGGAAGTGACGCCAATACGGGTTCTGTATAAATTGGGACGGCGGTGCATCATGCTTGGCGAGTCCGCCGATGGTATAGAAAAAGGCGTGGAAATTAAAAAAGTTGGTGCCCAGGGCTGCCATCCGGTCAATCATCCATTTGGCATCCTGTAAGGTCATCGACCAGCCCACACTGTGAAAGCACTCAATCAGATTGCGGCTTCGGCCAAGCTGTCTGGCAAGCGAGCTGACCATTTTCGGATTGTCGCGCATTTTTTTGCCATACCGTTCCAAAATCCAGGATAAGGATCGTCCGATTTTCTCATGCGCGGAATCTCCACCTGGCATGTGGCTGAACAATTGCGTGGTCATCCGTACTCCTGGTACTTCTGCCGCATACTGAATCCCCGCCTCTTCGCACCAGTCATGTACCTGTTTGTGATACGACTCCCTGAGCAGCAGATGCAGCGACTGGTAGTAGTCATACCGGATTCGTTCTGCATCTGGAACATCGCCATGTAACAGCGCAGGCAGCGACTCAACCAGACTGTAACCGCAGCGTTCACCAAAATATCGGGGAAGCTGTGGAGACCACGGGATACGCCCAAGCGGCGCGATCTCATCGGAGAACATGCCTTTGATTACGCTTTCAAATTGTTCACCAACTGCTTCCTTATACCGGTCATGGGTCAGTTCAATAAAACGGCTCATCGCTTCCTTGTGACACGGGTCAACAAAGTTTCCGTAATATTTGAAATCATCTATCTCTTCTTCCTGAAATATAATCACGTCCCATTCCCCAGCGGGAGCCTCCCATAACAATCGAAAAGCCGTTCGATATGTAAAAAACCGCTTGCGATTATACGACGTGAGCCCTGTCTCCTGATATACCTGATCCGTCTGAATATTACCAATATTGCTGCGCAAATCAATGGATTCATGCCACAATCGTTTGCCCTGCGCATCTTTGGGAATTGCCTTTGCGAATAGAATTCTCCCCCATGGCAGCTCATGATCCACAGCTTCTCCGCCATGAACATGGAATGAATGATGTACAAGCTGGCGCTGCTTCGCCTCGGGAAAATCAAGTGTCACTTCACCGCCGGCCATTCCGCTTGGATAAGGGTACTCGTCATATAACCAGACCTGCATGCCACAGGCAGCAGCCGCTTCCACCGCAATCCGCACCTTGTCAAACCATGCTTCAGACAGATAGGGAATTTCCAGCCCCTGGCGTGGACAGATGAAAAAACCGCCTACGCCCTGAGCAGACATTTCGGCTATTTGCCGCTTGATTTGCCCTTCTTCCATATCCCCATTCCAAAACCAAAAGGGATGAACCCGGTATTGCGCCTCAGGATTTTCAAAGGCATTCCCGTTCCACATGTCGCTTCCTCCCTGTATGTGCAAGAGTGGTCGTCTATTTACCGATATCGTTCATTTAAGTTCGAATAGGTTTGTTTTGCGTTGATTATACATCAAAAACCAAAGACTGGAAGCCTTAATTCACAAAAAAGAGATGAAGGTCATTTTTAAATGGCCTGAATTAACGATGACGGAAATGCCCGGCTGCCGCTCTTACACTGCGAGCAAGGCTGCCGGGCTCTGGAACATCCATCTACTTCAGTGCAGCGTACAGCTCATTCACTTCTTTGACGTAATCATCCCCACCACTGCTTTTCCACAGCGCAACGGCATCCTGGAAGCCTTTTTCATCAATTTGACCCACGATGAATTTGATGCGTGCATCATTAATGATGTTATCCAGCTGCGGCCCTTTCTGGGCATATACATCGGAGATTAAAGGTTCACCGGGATTTGCGATAACGATCTCCTCATTCGCTTTCTGCACCTGAGCAACCTTTTCACGAACAGGTGTCTGCTGCACGCGCAGCGTTTTGTCCTCTGGAATAAACATTAGAATCTGGTTCAGTCCCTGTACATCACGCAGTGCCAGTTTGTCAGTCGTCGGAATGACATAATCCTCTTTCTTCTCATACTGCTTGCCTTCCAGCCCATTCCCAAGCAGCGCCTGCAACTCGGGTTCATTTAACTGATCCAGGAAACCCAGTACCTTTTTCAAATCTTCTTCCGTTTTGACACTGCTTTTGGAAATAGCAATCATGCCCGAATAACCGGAGGTTGGCATGTCACGCAACCCCTTTGGTCCTTCCATCGCTTGAAGTACATCTACATGTCCGGTTGCTGACGGGTCTTTCTCCAGTATTTTCTGATCCATGCGCTGTGCGTTATCTGCTACATCGACCATCACACCCGCTTGCCCGTTTACAAAAGGATCAGGCAGTTTCGTTGCATCCATCACGGCAAAGTCCTTGTTGACCAGACCTTCGCTATAGATTTGGCGGAAAAATTTCAGAGCTTCCATATATTCTGGCGTCTCATGTGCCGGCATCAAACCTCCGTTACCATCATCGCCCCACTTGTTAGGTGCACCGAACCAAATCTGCATGTTATCCCAAGGACCCGTGAATTTGCTCGCCACCAGACCGTAAGTGTCGTCTTTACCATTGCCGTCCGGATCATCCTTCGTGAACGCTTTCAACACGTTGTAAAATTCGTCAATGGTCTTTGGCTCTTCCAGACCAAGCTTCTCCAGCCAATCCTTGCGAATCGTGACACCGTTGCGCCCAAGGGCACGTGCGCGGTAGATGCCATAAGTTTTACCATCGATGGAAGCATTGTTGGTAATAATTTCATTCATCTGGCTCAGGTTCGGATAATCTTTCAGATAAGGTCCAAGCTCCCAGAATGCTCCGGTACGAGCTGCATTAATGAAACTTGGGGATTTGCCAAGCACAACCATAACATCGGGCAGCTTGCCCGAAGCCAGTGTAATATTGAACTTGTCTTCATAGGAACTGCTTGGTACCCATTGCAGATTCACATCCATCTTGGTCAGTTCCTCAAGTTTCTGAATCACAGGGCTGTTATCCGGTGGATTCTCCGCTTCAAAGTTCGGAAGCATGATCGTAATCTGATCGGTACTTCCACTTCCCGCAGTTGCTCCCGAACCGGAACCCGCTTTGTCCGTCGAGCAAGCTCCCAGAACCGTACTCAGTACTAATGATGCAGAGAGCAGCAATGCGCCTTTTTTTAATCCCGTTTTTTGTCCCATACGTTCTCCCCCTTGGCTTTAGCCTTTGATTGAACCTAACATGACACCTTTGGCAAAATGCTTCTGCAAAAACGGATACACCAGCAAAATCGGAATGGTGCCGACGACAATAACCGCCATCTTAATGGACTGCTCCGGTGGCTGCACAAAATTGGGGTCCATGTTCGCCATATCTCCGACACTGGCCTGCGAGAGCAAAACGATCTGTCTGAGCATGACTTGCAAAGGCCATTTGTCACTGTCCGAAATGTACAGGAGTGCGGAGAAAAAGTTGTTCCAGTGCCCTACGGCGTAGAATAACGCAAATGTGGCAATTACCGGTTTGGATAATGGCAGAACAATGCGCCACAGTACCCCCAGATCCGAACAGCCGTCGATGCGGGCCGCTTCCTCCAGCCCTGGCGGCATCTGCTGAAAAAAGTTTTTGACAACAATTAAGTTAAAAGCGCTAATCGCGCCAGGAAGCATGAGGGCCCAATAGGAATCCAGAAGTCCAAGTCCACGAATGACGAGATAGGTCGGGATCATCCCTCCACCGAACAGCATGGAGAAAATCACCATGTTCATCATGACATTCCGTCCCCAGAAATCACTCCGGGAGAGCGGGTAAGCCATCGTCAGCGTGAAGAAGAGATTGACCAATGTCCCTGCAACCGTAACAAATATGGAAACCCCTATGCTGCGGAAGATGGTGGACGAAGAAAAAATATACTCATACGCACTGAACGAAAACACCTTCGGAATAAGGAAAAAACTGCGTTCGGTAATCTCGGCTTCGGTCGCAAATGAATTTCCTATAATATACAGGAAAGGAAGGACGGTTAATATGCCCAGAATCCCCAGCATGACGTAATTGAAGATATCAAATACCTTGCCGGCAGGGCTGTTGTATAGACGGCTGTTCATGGGCGCTCCTCCTTATGAAATGGTGAATGGTGAAAACAGCTGTCCCGCTTGATGCCAGATTAATAAATACCGGGATGCCCGAATTTCTTGGCCAGTTTGTTGCTGCCCAGCACCAGAATGATTCCGACCACAGACTTAAATAGCCCAACCGCTGTACTGTAACTGAATGCACCTTGCGTGATCCCGACGGTGTACACATACGTATCAAATACGTCTGCCACATCACGATTCAACGAGTTGGTCATCAGATAAATCTGTTCGAATCCGGTATCAAGGAAATTTCCCAACCGGAGAATAAGCAAAATGACAATGGTTGTGCGAATGGCCGGGAGCGTGATATGCCACATACGTCGTAATCGACCTGCACCATCCACAATCGAAGCTTCATACTGCTCTGTATCCACACCTGCCAGTGCCGCCAGGAAGATGATCGTTCCCCAGCCCATCTCCTTCCACATCATCTGAACAATAATGAGTGGACGGAATGACCCCGGACTCGCCAATACATCGATCGGTTTGCCAGTGATCCAGGAGATCAGGTCGTATAAAACCCCACCTTGCGGAGTCAGGAATACATAAGTAATACTTGCGATTATGACCATGGATACAAAGTGAGGTACGTAAACCAGTGTCTGAATGGTTCTTTTGAAAAAAGCGACCCGGATTTCATTGAGTAATAAAGCGATAATAATCGGTGCCGGAAAAAAGAATATCAGATCATACAGGGCAAGAACGAGCGTATTCCTCAGCAATCGGAAGAAGTCCGGGTTAGAGAAGAAATTCGTAAAGTTCTCCATGCCCACCCATTGACTGTCGCGAATGCCCAGAAAAGGCTGATAGTCCTGGAAGGCAATAACGATCCCCCACATGGGCAAGTATTTAAAAATGACAAAGTACAAAAATCCGGGAAGCACAAGCACGTACAGCCATTTATTTCGTTTAATCTGCCTCTTCCAGTTGGACTCCCGCTTCATTGGCATTGCGGCCATTTCCACTGGAGCTGCTGCGGCGCCATTACCATTCCAGTCCGTCTTCCCGTTCATCATGTCTCCCCTTTCCATTTTGTAAGCGTTATCAAATTGCCTGTTATTCAGACTATACAGCTGCCCTATTTCCGGCAACCTTCATTTTTTGCATGGTTGCGCAAAGCAGTCCGAAAGCCCGCTATAACGCCACTTCCACTCCGATTTGAATATATTTTGTCCGAGGTAATTGCACATTTTTGCAGTATTATCCTTCTTTGTTTCCGAGATTTTACCTTCTGAAACATGGAAAACCGGAGTCCCTTGAAGCGGGAATCCGGTTAGCAATTAAGCCTGAAGAACAGATTTATTTGGTTTATTTGCCTTGCCATTGATCACGGTACTGGCTCGGCGTCAAGCCTTCCTGTTTCTTGAAAATCCGATTAAAGTAACTGTGCTGGTATCCAACAGCACCTGCGATATCATTGATTTTCATCGTGGTCTCACGCAGCAATTGCTTCGCCGCATCCATTCGTACCCGTGTTAAATAATCAATGAAATTCATTCCGGATACTTGTTTGAATGCTTTGCTTAATGCATAAGGTGTCATCTGCTCCGCATCTGCACAGCCTTCCAGGGAAATTTCATTTTTATAATTCTCATCCATAAACAACATCGTCCGTTCCACGACCTGCTTCAGTGGCTCTTGGGCTCGCATCTCGATCTTCTGCACATATGGCAGCAATACTTCTCCAATCATCCATTTCTTCATTTGTGCAGGTTCACGAATCGCGGACAAGCGCTCATACATGTTGCAGCCACCAAACAGCTTGTATGGCGTTACTCCAGTTTGCAGCATCATATGCTGAATACTGCCCAGCAATTGAAGCATCATCTGCTGCACCTGGAATTCGCTGCTCCCTGCCCGGGTAACCTCGGTCATGAATTGCTCCAGAACTCGCTCAGCCTCATCCTGCTTCCCAATTCTGATTGCCTGAAGGATCTCACGTTCCAGCCCCAGTGGATACGAGGCTTCTTCCGTTCTGCGGAAACATTGCTCATCCTCCAGATCGAGAATCTGGCTTCCGTCTTCCACGCTGCGATAAGCAACTGCCTGCTCCATCTCCACGAATAATCCCGGCAATTCCTGCGGAGAAGCGGCAGGGCGGCTTACCATCACCGTCACATTCATTTTCAGAGTCTGACCAATGACCTCCACCAGCTCCTGTCCCCATAACAACGCTTGCAACTTTACAGGTTCGTCTTCCGGAGCAATCACCAGCATGGCTGAAGACAGGTCGTGAAAGTTCATTACACTAATTTGACTGAAATAACTTTTGGCAACTTCTTCAATGATATTAACTGCTGCAAAGGTAACCAGCCCCGTATCCTGGCTCCCAAATCGACCCTGTAACTGGGCATAGCCCGTAAAATACATCTGGAGCAACAAAAACTGCTGGCCATCCACCTCAAATCCAAGATTCCTCATCCGCTGCTGAAGGTCCTGCTCGTTATAGGCATACAGATGCCCCTGCACCAGCTGTAATACAAAACTGTCCCGCAAATGGGGAAGCTGCTCCTGTAATTGCCGATGGGCGGTCAAACTCTGCGAAGTCAATTCATTCCACTGCTGCTCCAGCAGCTGGAATTCATCCAGCCTGGTGTCTGTTGTCGTTTCATTCCTGCCCGGCGTCAATAAGTGGAGCATCCTTGCCACAGGGGAGTATATCCTCCGTGAAGCAAACCAGGATAACACCAGCCCCAAGAGAAGACTGCCTGCGCTCGCAATGACGATGATTTTGGATACGAGCTTCACCGGCGAGGTCACCGATGTCAGCGGAGCTGCGGAGACATAGGTCCAGTCCGAATCAATCCGACTCAGCGTTCCATAGGACACGGAATAAGTCTCGTCCTCATATTTGAACAGGAATGAATGGTTGTCTGCATGCAGGGCTACTTCTTCTTTTAAACGCTGCTCAAAAGTAAGGTCTGCCTTCCCTGCTGCCGGATTACCGGTAACCAGTGTATTACCCTGCTGGTCCATGAGGAACGTTGAGCCTTCATCATAAGGGGTAAGCGTTTTCAATAAACTGGCGACTTTCTCATTATCCAGTGTAATGATCAGTGCACCAAATGGATTAACACTCTCCCCCGGAATCTTATGTACAAGAACCAGTGCGTTGCCCGGATCGGTATGCAATAAGGCATTCTGCGCGGGAAGTGATTTACCGCTGCTCTGGCTCGCAATCCAGTCTGTCCAATACACATGGTTGCCCATTGTCAGATAGCGATCATAGGCCTGTATTTTTGCATCATCCTTCAACTCGTTATAATCCCGGTTAAACAAAATCGGTTTCGGTTCCTGCAAATAAAGCTGCGCAGATTTGATCAGCGGATGGGAGCCTTGCAGCACGTAAAGTGTGGTGACAACCTCCTGTGTCTCATTGAAATAATATACAAAATCCAGCGTTCGCAGCGCATTGCCAAACCTGGGTTCAAAAGCCCAATGCGACAAGGTCATCTCCAGATAAGCCAGCTGATCGTCCACGTTACGTGCCCGGTTCTCAATCTGGCTTTGGTGCATCTGATTAAATTCATTTTCCATCCGGCCAACGACCAACTGGTACATCACAACACCTGTAATCAGTCCGGGAATGCTGGCAATAAGCAGAATAAGCATCAGACTATTTCGGTAAAAACGCCCTTTATGTCGTCCTTTGGTTAAGCCTGGCCAACGCATGAACCTGCTGGATGGTCTTACCTTCCTAACTGGTTCCATCAGCGCTCACCTGCCTGCTTGCGTATGCTCTGACTGTCATGGGAACTCCCTCAACTCCCCTGTGGAATGGTTTACATGAGAATATATGGATGAAATCCGTTTCTTGTATTATACGCATAATTTCCAGGGGAATGAAACGGTACGCAGCAGATCATTTTTTAACCAATGTTTTATTAACGCATCAAAATGGATTACAATAGGGTAAAGCAAAACATGAAGGAGGCCTTTTAATGAAGGAACAGACTTATTTTCAAGAAAATAGAGAGAAACACCTGGCAGAATTGAATGAATGGTTATCCATTCCAAGTATTTCAGCCATTTCAGCGCATAAAGAGGATATTAACCGTGCCGCACAATGGGCTGCAGATGCACTCACTCGTGCAGGTATGGAAAATGTAGAGATTATTCCAACAGCGGGACATCCGATTGTCTATGCAGATCACCTGCATGCGCCCGGCAAACCAACCGCACTGATCTATGGACACTATGATGTGCAGCCTGTCGATCCGCTTAACCTGTGGGAAACACCTCCATTCGAACCTACCGTTCGGGACGGCAAATTGTTTGCACGTGGTGCTACGGATGACAAAGGTCAAATCTTCTTACATATTAAGGCGGTTGAAGCTCTGCTTGCCGAAAACAAGGAACTTCCCGTAAATGTGAAATTCTGCATCGAAGGTGAAGA includes:
- a CDS encoding glycosyl hydrolase — protein: MWNGNAFENPEAQYRVHPFWFWNGDMEEGQIKRQIAEMSAQGVGGFFICPRQGLEIPYLSEAWFDKVRIAVEAAAACGMQVWLYDEYPYPSGMAGGEVTLDFPEAKQRQLVHHSFHVHGGEAVDHELPWGRILFAKAIPKDAQGKRLWHESIDLRSNIGNIQTDQVYQETGLTSYNRKRFFTYRTAFRLLWEAPAGEWDVIIFQEEEIDDFKYYGNFVDPCHKEAMSRFIELTHDRYKEAVGEQFESVIKGMFSDEIAPLGRIPWSPQLPRYFGERCGYSLVESLPALLHGDVPDAERIRYDYYQSLHLLLRESYHKQVHDWCEEAGIQYAAEVPGVRMTTQLFSHMPGGDSAHEKIGRSLSWILERYGKKMRDNPKMVSSLARQLGRSRNLIECFHSVGWSMTLQDAKWMIDRMAALGTNFFNFHAFFYTIGGLAKHDAPPSQFIQNPYWRHFRQLGDYTGRLSYLMSTGTADIRIAVLDPTTTFWSLMGNPLHGFEYGGEDEVERAKLDRLTNDWMRITSHLLENRRDYDHLDPELLAEAVLNEGTIQIGVARYEVLLLPPMLNLEAAAWQQVKQFVEQGGTAISVGMPPHVSIQPGSPVGDEAAQFFGADNQPQEEYWGNVGEPGHDGSESMWQQGQGNAYFLPAGTGRGDDFSLELISLLLDQVLPEPICWIMEEESASLLMQTRQLSDGEFMVFLSNQEGEILEGQLKIVAKRLWTEVDLSAGTTLLAERLNLETGQHEPLPFTSSGGEWCISLKVAPYEAHAVRLTLQHAQDVSEANSFALNQTGAKSCADRLITENTPYTIKLPAEGPWRLETVQSNTLRMGQFNVTASNDNGVIFERNHVAVKPFIDQAAELSEKYHLPLQFNQVFGTPKKASVAYPIECKYTTTFELRTALAECLLFMDRAAISGDWTIEINGQQIGPDQFEAIEITDHQNIGCNITEFLHNGLNELTVTVQVTRDEEGIVDPLYLQGRFGVEFHHEGMISLIPEPETATRIGLEPQPLYPHFAGEMSYKRSFWLDQPAEEVTSFELEFSDWQVQDVVEVRVNGHSLGVRCWSPYRWTGEASWLRSGDNDIEVRVTNTLIGLLEGTYFDSDSHSLQEAGHMHVSAEE
- a CDS encoding extracellular solute-binding protein; its protein translation is MGQKTGLKKGALLLSASLVLSTVLGACSTDKAGSGSGATAGSGSTDQITIMLPNFEAENPPDNSPVIQKLEELTKMDVNLQWVPSSSYEDKFNITLASGKLPDVMVVLGKSPSFINAARTGAFWELGPYLKDYPNLSQMNEIITNNASIDGKTYGIYRARALGRNGVTIRKDWLEKLGLEEPKTIDEFYNVLKAFTKDDPDGNGKDDTYGLVASKFTGPWDNMQIWFGAPNKWGDDGNGGLMPAHETPEYMEALKFFRQIYSEGLVNKDFAVMDATKLPDPFVNGQAGVMVDVADNAQRMDQKILEKDPSATGHVDVLQAMEGPKGLRDMPTSGYSGMIAISKSSVKTEEDLKKVLGFLDQLNEPELQALLGNGLEGKQYEKKEDYVIPTTDKLALRDVQGLNQILMFIPEDKTLRVQQTPVREKVAQVQKANEEIVIANPGEPLISDVYAQKGPQLDNIINDARIKFIVGQIDEKGFQDAVALWKSSGGDDYVKEVNELYAALK
- a CDS encoding carbohydrate ABC transporter permease, whose protein sequence is MNSRLYNSPAGKVFDIFNYVMLGILGILTVLPFLYIIGNSFATEAEITERSFFLIPKVFSFSAYEYIFSSSTIFRSIGVSIFVTVAGTLVNLFFTLTMAYPLSRSDFWGRNVMMNMVIFSMLFGGGMIPTYLVIRGLGLLDSYWALMLPGAISAFNLIVVKNFFQQMPPGLEEAARIDGCSDLGVLWRIVLPLSKPVIATFALFYAVGHWNNFFSALLYISDSDKWPLQVMLRQIVLLSQASVGDMANMDPNFVQPPEQSIKMAVIVVGTIPILLVYPFLQKHFAKGVMLGSIKG
- a CDS encoding ABC transporter permease, producing the protein MAAMPMKRESNWKRQIKRNKWLYVLVLPGFLYFVIFKYLPMWGIVIAFQDYQPFLGIRDSQWVGMENFTNFFSNPDFFRLLRNTLVLALYDLIFFFPAPIIIALLLNEIRVAFFKRTIQTLVYVPHFVSMVIIASITYVFLTPQGGVLYDLISWITGKPIDVLASPGSFRPLIIVQMMWKEMGWGTIIFLAALAGVDTEQYEASIVDGAGRLRRMWHITLPAIRTTIVILLILRLGNFLDTGFEQIYLMTNSLNRDVADVFDTYVYTVGITQGAFSYSTAVGLFKSVVGIILVLGSNKLAKKFGHPGIY
- a CDS encoding AraC family transcriptional regulator, which encodes MEPVRKVRPSSRFMRWPGLTKGRHKGRFYRNSLMLILLIASIPGLITGVVMYQLVVGRMENEFNQMHQSQIENRARNVDDQLAYLEMTLSHWAFEPRFGNALRTLDFVYYFNETQEVVTTLYVLQGSHPLIKSAQLYLQEPKPILFNRDYNELKDDAKIQAYDRYLTMGNHVYWTDWIASQSSGKSLPAQNALLHTDPGNALVLVHKIPGESVNPFGALIITLDNEKVASLLKTLTPYDEGSTFLMDQQGNTLVTGNPAAGKADLTFEQRLKEEVALHADNHSFLFKYEDETYSVSYGTLSRIDSDWTYVSAAPLTSVTSPVKLVSKIIVIASAGSLLLGLVLSWFASRRIYSPVARMLHLLTPGRNETTTDTRLDEFQLLEQQWNELTSQSLTAHRQLQEQLPHLRDSFVLQLVQGHLYAYNEQDLQQRMRNLGFEVDGQQFLLLQMYFTGYAQLQGRFGSQDTGLVTFAAVNIIEEVAKSYFSQISVMNFHDLSSAMLVIAPEDEPVKLQALLWGQELVEVIGQTLKMNVTVMVSRPAASPQELPGLFVEMEQAVAYRSVEDGSQILDLEDEQCFRRTEEASYPLGLEREILQAIRIGKQDEAERVLEQFMTEVTRAGSSEFQVQQMMLQLLGSIQHMMLQTGVTPYKLFGGCNMYERLSAIREPAQMKKWMIGEVLLPYVQKIEMRAQEPLKQVVERTMLFMDENYKNEISLEGCADAEQMTPYALSKAFKQVSGMNFIDYLTRVRMDAAKQLLRETTMKINDIAGAVGYQHSYFNRIFKKQEGLTPSQYRDQWQGK